In a genomic window of Magnolia sinica isolate HGM2019 chromosome 16, MsV1, whole genome shotgun sequence:
- the LOC131228709 gene encoding ACT domain-containing protein ACR4 isoform X2, with product MKGDMNSSWDMDDEYEKFIRRMNPPRVVIDNEACKNATVIRVDSANKHGILLEVVQILTDLNLIITKAYISSDGGWFMDVFNVTDRDGNKLIDEGILEYIRQSLGTDSNFIPSMRRSVGVEQSTDYTSIELTGTDRPGLLSEVSAVLTNLKCNVVNAEVWTHNTRAAAVMHVTDEATGSAITDPDRLSKIKELLCNVLKGNNKTRGAKTVVSVGSTHTERRLHQMMFDDRDYERSDHVAMDDTLRPNVTVDNWYDKDYSVVTVRCKDRPKLLFDTVCTLTDMQYVVFHANIDAESPEAYQGLKLELCTNDRVGLLSDVTRIFRENSLSVTRAEVTTRGGKAINTFYVRDAAGNPVDVKTIDSIRQAIGQTILQVKGDSDHSKSPPQESPIRFLFGGLFKSRSLYNFGLVRQYS from the exons aTGA agGGTGATATGAACTCTTCATGGGACATGGATGATGAGTATGAAAAGTTCATAAGAAGGATGAATCCACCAAG GGTTGTAATTGATAATGAAGCATGCAAGAATGCAACAGTTATAAGG gtcGACAGTGCAAATAAACATGGAATCCTTCTAGAGGTTGTACAGATTCTTACAGATCTGAATCTCATTATAACCAAAGCTTATATATCTTCTGATGGAGGATGGTTCATGGATG TTTTTAATGTTACCGATCGAGATGGGAATAAGCTTATAGATGAAGGAATTTTGGAATATATTCGTCAG TCTCTAGGCACAGATTCCAATTTTATACCTTCAATGAGAAGATCTGTTGGCGTTGAACAATCAACCGACTACACATCAATTGAATTAACTGGTACTGACCGCCCGGGATTGCTCTCTGAAGTGAGTGCTGTTCTCACCAACCTGAAATGCAACGTCGTTAATGCAGAGGTTTGGACCCATAACACCCGAGCTGCAGCTGTGATGCATGTAACTGACGAGGCTACAGGTTCAGCGATCACTGACCCAGATCGGCTTTCAAAGATCAAAGAACTCCTTTGCAATGTACTCAAAGGGAACAACAAGACCAGGGGAGCTAAGACTGTGGTTTCGGTGGGTTCCACACATACAGAGCGGCGGCTTCACCAGATGATGTTCGACGATCGGGACTATGAAAGATCTGATCACGTTGCTATGGACGATACACTCAGGCCTAACGTCACCGTCGACAACTGGTACGATAAGGATTATTCGGTGGTCACGGTTCGATGTAAAGATCGGCCTAAACTTCTCTTCGATACAGTCTGCACCTTGACAGACATGCAGTACGTGGTCTTCCATGCGAACATCGATGCCGAAAGTCCAGAAGCTTATCAG GGCTTGAAGCTTGAGCTATGTACAAACGACAGAGTTGGGCTGCTCTCGGACGTCACCCGCATCTTCCGCGAGAACAGCCTATCTGTCACAAGGGCGGAGGTGACGACCAGAGGGGGCAAAGCCATCAACACGTTCTATGTCCGCGACGCAGCAGGGAATCCCGTCGATGTCAAGACCATTGACTCCATCCGGCAGGCGATTGGCCAGACGATTCTACAAGTGAAAGGCGACTCCGATCACTCCAAGTCTCCTCCTCAAGAGTCCCCAATCCGGTTTCTCTTTGGCGGTCTCTTCAAATCAAGGTCTCTTTACAATTTCGGGTTGGTTCGACAATACTCTTGA
- the LOC131228709 gene encoding ACT domain-containing protein ACR4 isoform X1 → MKGDMNSSWDMDDEYEKFIRRMNPPRVVIDNEACKNATVIRVDSANKHGILLEVVQILTDLNLIITKAYISSDGGWFMDVFNVTDRDGNKLIDEGILEYIRQSLGTDSNFIPSMRRSVGVEQSTDYTSIELTGTDRPGLLSEVSAVLTNLKCNVVNAEVWTHNTRAAAVMHVTDEATGSAITDPDRLSKIKELLCNVLKGNNKTRGAKTVVSVGSTHTERRLHQMMFDDRDYERSDHVAMDDTLRPNVTVDNWYDKDYSVVTVRCKDRPKLLFDTVCTLTDMQYVVFHANIDAESPEAYQEYYIRHVDGSPVNSEAERQRVIQCLEAAIERRVSEGLKLELCTNDRVGLLSDVTRIFRENSLSVTRAEVTTRGGKAINTFYVRDAAGNPVDVKTIDSIRQAIGQTILQVKGDSDHSKSPPQESPIRFLFGGLFKSRSLYNFGLVRQYS, encoded by the exons aTGA agGGTGATATGAACTCTTCATGGGACATGGATGATGAGTATGAAAAGTTCATAAGAAGGATGAATCCACCAAG GGTTGTAATTGATAATGAAGCATGCAAGAATGCAACAGTTATAAGG gtcGACAGTGCAAATAAACATGGAATCCTTCTAGAGGTTGTACAGATTCTTACAGATCTGAATCTCATTATAACCAAAGCTTATATATCTTCTGATGGAGGATGGTTCATGGATG TTTTTAATGTTACCGATCGAGATGGGAATAAGCTTATAGATGAAGGAATTTTGGAATATATTCGTCAG TCTCTAGGCACAGATTCCAATTTTATACCTTCAATGAGAAGATCTGTTGGCGTTGAACAATCAACCGACTACACATCAATTGAATTAACTGGTACTGACCGCCCGGGATTGCTCTCTGAAGTGAGTGCTGTTCTCACCAACCTGAAATGCAACGTCGTTAATGCAGAGGTTTGGACCCATAACACCCGAGCTGCAGCTGTGATGCATGTAACTGACGAGGCTACAGGTTCAGCGATCACTGACCCAGATCGGCTTTCAAAGATCAAAGAACTCCTTTGCAATGTACTCAAAGGGAACAACAAGACCAGGGGAGCTAAGACTGTGGTTTCGGTGGGTTCCACACATACAGAGCGGCGGCTTCACCAGATGATGTTCGACGATCGGGACTATGAAAGATCTGATCACGTTGCTATGGACGATACACTCAGGCCTAACGTCACCGTCGACAACTGGTACGATAAGGATTATTCGGTGGTCACGGTTCGATGTAAAGATCGGCCTAAACTTCTCTTCGATACAGTCTGCACCTTGACAGACATGCAGTACGTGGTCTTCCATGCGAACATCGATGCCGAAAGTCCAGAAGCTTATCAG GAATACTATATAAGGCATGTGGACGGGTCCCCTGTAAATTCAGAGGCAGAGAGACAACGAGTGATTCAATGCCTCGAAGCAGCAATAGAGAGAAGAGTATCCGAG GGCTTGAAGCTTGAGCTATGTACAAACGACAGAGTTGGGCTGCTCTCGGACGTCACCCGCATCTTCCGCGAGAACAGCCTATCTGTCACAAGGGCGGAGGTGACGACCAGAGGGGGCAAAGCCATCAACACGTTCTATGTCCGCGACGCAGCAGGGAATCCCGTCGATGTCAAGACCATTGACTCCATCCGGCAGGCGATTGGCCAGACGATTCTACAAGTGAAAGGCGACTCCGATCACTCCAAGTCTCCTCCTCAAGAGTCCCCAATCCGGTTTCTCTTTGGCGGTCTCTTCAAATCAAGGTCTCTTTACAATTTCGGGTTGGTTCGACAATACTCTTGA